A stretch of Fusarium poae strain DAOMC 252244 chromosome 2, whole genome shotgun sequence DNA encodes these proteins:
- the ACU6 gene encoding Phosphoenolpyruvate carboxykinase (ATP) (BUSCO:10356at5125) — protein MSDPVLKTVSLYSNTTFIKGPGSNIQASGTDFFKMLPNNVNKTSLHPTGVTPHQEHTELEQELHDKAHIDYDRVAIIPNPSVAALYEDALVYETGTAITSSGALTAYSGAKTGRSPLDKRIVEEPSSKDNIWWGPVNKPMTPEVWKINRERAVDYLNTRSRIYVIDGFAGWDEKYRIKVRVICARAYHALFMRNMLIRPTREELKDFHPDYTIYNAGKFPANRYTEGMTSGTSVAINFEQKEMVILGTEYAGEMKKGVFTVLFYEMPIKHNVLTLHSSANEGKNGDVTLFFGLSGTGKTTLSADPNRALIGDDEHCWSDNGVFNIEGGCYAKTIGLSAEKEPDIYGAIRYGSVLENVVFDPLTREVDYDDATLTENTRCAYPIEYISNAKIPCLSPNSPSNIILLTCDARGVLPPISKLDSAQTMFHFISGYTSKMAGTEDGVTEPQATFSSCFAQPFLALHPMKYAKMLADKIETHKANAWLLNTGWVGAGFAQGGKRCPLKYTRAILDAIHSGELANVEYENYGVFNLQVPKTCPNVPSELLNPSKAWTAGEDSFNTEVVKLGKLFRENFAKYESEATEDVVKAGPVV, from the exons ATGAGTGACCCCGTCCTCAAAACTGTTTCTCTCTATTCAAATACAACTTTCATCAAAGGTCCAGGCTCAAACATCCAGGCTTCAGGAACCGATTTTTTCAAGA TGCTTCCCAACAACGTTAACAAGACTTCTCTCCACCCTACCGGTGTTAC TCCTCACCAGGAGCACACCGAGCTGGAACAGGAGCTTCACGACAAGGCTCACATCGACTACGACCGTGTCGCTATT ATCCCCAACCCTTCAGTCGCTGCCCTCTACGAGGATGCTCTTGTCTACGAGACTGGTACCGCTATCACATCTAGCGGTGCCCTGACTGCCTACTCTGGTGCTAAGACTGGTCGATCTCCTCTTGACAAGCGAATTGTCGAGGAGCCTTCTTCCAAGGACAACATTTG GTGGGGACCTGtcaacaagcccatgacTCCTGAG GTCTGGAAGATCAACCGAGAACGTGCTGTCGACTACCTCAACACCCGAAGCCGTATCTATGTCATCGACGGTTTTGCCGGCTGGGACGAGAAGTACCGCATCAAGGTCCGAGTTATCTGCGCCCGCGCCTACCATGCTCTCTTCATGCGAAACATGCTTATCCGACCTACACGAGAGGAGCTCAAGGACTTCCACCCTGACTACACAATCTACAATGCTGGCAAGTTCCCTGCCAACCGATACACCGAGGGTATGACCTCCGGTACATCAGTTGCCATCAACTTCGAGCAGAAGGAGATGGTCATCCTCGGTACTGAGTACGCTGGTGAAATGAAAAAAGGAGTCTTCACTGTTCTCTTCTACGAGATGCCCATCAAGCACAACGTCCTCACCCTCCACTCCTCCGCCAACGAGGGCAAGAACGGCGATGTCACTCTTTTCTTCGGTCTCTCTGGAACTGGCAAGACCACTCTCTCCGCCGACCCCAACCGAGCTCTCATTGGTGACGACGAGCACTGCTGGTCTGACAACGGTGTTTTCAACATCGAGGGCGGTTGCTACGCTAAGACCATTGGCCTGTCTGCTGAGAAGGAGCCCGATATCTACGGCGCTATCCGATACGGTTCCGTCCTCGAGAACGTTGTCTTCGACCCTCTTACCCGTGAGGTTGACTACGACGACGCTACCCTCACTGAGAACACCCGATGCGCCTACCCCATCGAGTACATCTCCAACGCCAAGATTCCTTGCCTCTCCCCCAACTCTCCCTCCAACATCATCCTCCTCACTTGCGATGCCCGTGGTGTCCTGCCTCCTATCTCCAAGCTCGATAGCGCTCAGACCATGTTCCATTTCATCTCTGGTTACACCTCCAAGATGGCCGGTACTGAGGACGGCGTCACCGAGCCCCAGGCTACCTTCTCCAGCTGCTTCGCTCAGCCCTTCCTTGCTCTGCACCCCATGAAGTACGCGAAGATGCTTGCCGACAAGATCGAGACACACAAGGCCAACGCCTGGCTCCTCAACACCGGCTGGGTCGGTGCCGGTTTCGCTCAAGGTGGCAAGCGATGCCCCCTCAAGTACACCCGCGCCATCCTCGACGCCATCCACTCTGGCGAGCTCGCCAACGTTGAGTACGAGAACTACggtgtcttcaacctccagGTCCCCAAGACCTGCCCCAACGTTCCTTCAGAGCTCCTCAACCCCTCCAAGGCTTGGACCGCTGGCGAGGACAGCTTCAACACCGAGGTTGTCAAGCTCGGCAAGCTCTTCCGCGAGAACTTCGCCAAGTACGAGAGCGAGGCCACCGAGGATGTCGTCAAGGCCGGCCCCGTCGTCTAA
- a CDS encoding hypothetical protein (BUSCO:1977at5125), which translates to MDVPHNKESQGTSQPEQKDHEEQQHSPSSTTLPSESYPPPPQSSTASSSTFRPSGPDTLPGLRTNTYNDATPTRTTRAASSAAPSEQNSVSNSEPPFSPWSVSSDKQLGYHSTASDVSGDRVFPIRSVISVDPSSSKITSNDYFHALPPRDGRDIPVKVPSAPRADTGPDLRRSDTVPANYHSRAHSERIDALMRRKNTMSGPMSSIQLDANRHGSSTVPLELDISTSDNETDAGADTETKESGAVGHGSANVSAGGLEPDASSAGFSSADVSHVTARFTHVVTDDGHAVITGRDGVLQRCEDEPIHTPGAVQTFGVLVALREENDGCFVVRYVSENSVRMLGYTPKQLFQLKNFLDILTEEQQDNLLDHIDFIRDEDADPAVNGPEVFSLSIRPPKCKSTKLWCAIHINPAHPDLVICEFELDDDVEYPLRPADEMTPDTPHDTLQSNPTLEEIEDSTEVLSKPLRILRSARKRRGEQGAMQVFDIMSQVQEQLSSAPNLEAFLKVLVGIVKELTGFHRVMIYQFDSSFNGKVVTELVDTSMTRDLYKGLHFPASDIPRQARDLYKLNKVRLLYDRDQDTSRIVCRTKEDLDMPLDMSHSYLRAMSPIHIKYLKNMAVRSSMSISINAFNELWGLISCHSYGNHGMRVSFPIRKMCRLVGDTASRNIERLSYASRLQARKLINTAPTDKNPSGYIIASSEDLLKLFDADFGLLSIKGETKLMGPVEQSQEALAMLEYLRMRQLTSVVASQDVREDFPDLRYPPGFQVIAGLLYVPLSIGGNDFIVFFRKGQIKEVKWAGNPYEKFVREGTAGYLEPRKSFRTWHETVVGKCREWNEEQVETAAVLCLVYGKFIEVWRQKEKALQNSKLTRLLLANSAHEVRTPLNAIINYLEIALEGSLDQETRDNLARSHSASKSLIYVINDLLDLTKTEEGQNLVKSEVFDLASCIREATGPFLNDAKRKGIHYTVVQHPGLPQFVHGDERRIRQALSNVTANAVAHTHKGHVKVDVFVSEIRDQQAVVDFVIEDSGIGMSAGQLDTLFRDLEQVSSEDAPTSSSLDDMPREMRTLGLGLAVVARIVRNMDGQLRLKSELGQGSRFVVQLPFLLSDECSGAQVEGVPAGPGNQSFNSNSTANTAPDSLRAVPEGEITLVERASTMASAGDVSIKGSGASQRSMDSQTSQGSRGSHQSDADRLIDAIQTPLSLNEREGTEFPIEGGRSSRTNSMRPGSRGAVSVGGRSASPTNRRSQSPTSTKPRSEPGSAKVMDSKTPIRAVKMPDDYTDMPQKPQPSEQSGILFEMKTNDRPVAKAGTESVTSAGTQVTEQQHLQVLVAEDDPINMKILRKRLERVGHGVHHTVNGEDCAAAYREKSKEFDVVLMDMQMPIVDGLTSTKMIRSMEASADHQGHSTLADTNHRIPVFAVSASLVEREKQKYIDAGFDGWILKPIDFKRLNTLLSGISDEEVRNSCLYEPGQWERGGWFLPRSRVGSSEASDEITPKAEHDAKDKDIGETAAISEDLTEAGGTGEAKLGEA; encoded by the exons ATGGATGTGCCACACAACAAAGAGAGTCAGGGCACCAGTCAACCTGAACAAAAAGACCATGAAGAACAGCAACATAGCCCCTCATCTACCACTCTGCCTTCTGAGTCTTATCCGCCTCCACCTCAGTCATCGACGGCATCTTCATCTACCTTTCGGCCCAGCGGCCCGGATACTCTGCCCGGTCTTCGTACAAATACCTACAATGACGCAACGCCAACCCGCACTACTCGAGCTGCCTCCTCTGCTGCCCCCAGCGAGCAGAATAGTGTCTCTAACTCGGAGCCACCGTTTTCGCCCTGGAGTGTCAGTTCAGATAAGCAATTGGGCTACCACTCCACAGCTTCGGATGTTTCTGGGGACCGAGTCTTTCCTATACGATCCGTCATTAGCGTCGACCCTAGCTCCAGTAAGATAACCAGCAACGATTATTTCCATGCCTTGCCTCCGCGCGATGGCCGGGATATTCCTGTCAAAGTCCCAAGTGCGCCCCGAGCTGACACAGGGCCAGATCTGAGACGTTCGGATACAGTCCCAGCGAATTACCACTCACGAGCCCACAGCGAGCGTATCGACGCTTTAATGCGAAGGAAAAACACAATGAGCGGGCCTATGTCGAGCATTCAGCTAGATGCAAACCGCCACGGAAGCAGTACGGTCCCTTTAGAACTTGATATATCGACGTCAGACAACGAGACAGACGCAGGCGCAGACACGGAAACCAAAGAATCGGGAGCAGTAGGACATGGTTCGGCGAACGTTTCAGCGGGAGGGCTTGAGCCCGATGCTTCTTCTGCCGGGTTCTCCAGTGCTGATGTCTCACACGTAACTGCTCGGTTCACTCACGTTGTGACTGACGATGGCCATGCGGTCATCACTGGTCGTGATGGTGTCCTTCAGCGTTGTGAGGACGAACCAATCCACACTCCTGGTGCTGTTCAAACTTTCGGTGTCCTCGTTGCTCTTCGCGAAGAGAACGATGGTTGCTTTGTTGTCCGATACGTCAGCGAGAATTCTGTTCGGATGCTAGGCTATACACCGAAACAATTGTTCCAACTCAAGAATTTCCTCGATATCTTAACCGAAGAGCAACAGGATAATCTTCTTGACCACATTGATTTCATTCGTGACGAAGACGCAGATCCCGCTGTCAATGGGCCCGAGGTTTTCAGCTTATCGATCCGACCCCCCAAATGCAAGAGCACAAAGCTTTGGTGCGCAATCCATATCAACCCGGCACATCCTGATTTGGTAATCTGTGAATTTGAGTTGGACGACGACGTCGAATATCCTTTACGGCCTGCGGATGAAATGACACCAGATACCCCCCATGACACATTACAGTCGAACCCGACTTTGGAGGAGATAGAAGACAGTACAGAGGTTCTCAGTAAGCCTTTGAGGATACTAAGGAGTGCAAGAAAAAGGCGAGGTGAACAAGGCGCTATGCAGGTTTTTGATATCATGTCTCAAGTCCAGGAACAACTTTCATCTGCACCGAACCTCGAGGCCTTCCTCAAGGTCCTGGTGGGCATAGTCAAAGAATTGACTGGTTTCCATCGCGTCATGATCTACCAGTTTGACTCCTCGTTCAACGGCAAGGTTGTGACAGAACTCGTCGATACATCCATGACGAGGGATTTATACAAAGGCCTCCACTTCCCAGCATCAGACATTCCACGACAGGCTCGCGACCTCTACAAGCTCAACAAAGTACGGTTACTTTACGACCGCGACCAAGACACCTCCAGAATTGTTTGTCGAACAAAAGAAGACCTTGACATGCCGCTGGACATGAGCCACTCCTATTTACGAGCCATGTCGCCCATTCATATCAAATACTTGAAAAACATGGCTGTGAGATCCTCCATGTCGATATCAATCAACGCTTTCAACGAACTATGGGGCCTCATTTCTTGCCATTCCTATGGAAATCACGGGATGCGAGTATCTTTCCCTATTCGCAAAATGTGTCGTTTGGTGGGAGATACTGCATCTAGAAATATCGAGAGACTGTCTTACGCTTCACGACTACAAGCTCGCAAGCTGATCAACACCGCACCTACAGACAAGAACCCCTCTGGGTATATCATTGCGTCCTCGGAAGATCTATTGAAGCTGTTTGATGCCGATTTTGGTTTGCTATCAATCAAGGGTGAGACCAAACTCATGGGGCCTGTTGAACAGAGCCAAGAAGCACTCGCCATGTTGGAGTATCTCAGAATGCGTCAACTTACCTCTGTTGTTGCCTCACAGGACGTCAGAGAAGACTTCCCCGATCTGCGATATCCACCTGGTTTTCAAGTTATCGCTGGACTGCTCTATGTACCACTGAGTATTGGTGGCAACGACTTTATTGTCTTCTTCCGTAAGGGCCAAATTAAAGAAGTTAAGTGGGCTGGCAATCCCTACGAAAAATTTGTTCGTGAGGGTACTGCCGGCTATCTTGAGCCAAGAAAGAGTTTCAGGACTTGGCATGAGACTGTTGTTGGTAAATGCAGAGAATGGAATGAGGAGCAGGTAGAGACTGCGGCTGTCCTTTGCCTCGTTTACGGTAAATTTATCGAAGTTTGGAGACAAAAGGAGAAGGCTTTGCAGAACAGCAAGCTAACCAGGCTGTTACTTGCTAATTCTGCACATGAGGTTCGAACCCCTCTGAATGCCATCATCAACTATCTAGAGATCGCCCTCGAGGGTAGTCTGGATCAGGAAACTCGGGACAACTTGGCCAGGTCTCATTCCGCATCTAAGTCCTTGATTTACGTCATCAATGACCTACTTGATTTGACCAAAACTGAAGAGGGGCAGAATTTGGTCAAAAGCGAAGTGTTCGATCTTGCCAGCTGTATTAGAGAGGCAACTGGCCCCTTTTTGAACGATGCGAAGCGAAAGGGAATCCATTACACAGTCGTCCAACACCCCGGCTTGCCTCAGTTTGTACACGGAGATGAACGGCGAATTCGTCAAGCACTCTCCAACGTCACAGCAAATGCCGTTGCTCATACACACAAAGGCCATGTCAAGGTGGATGTTTTTGTGTCCGAGATTAGAGATCAACAGGCCGTTGTTGATTTTGTCATCGAGGACTCTGGCATCGGTATGAGTGCAGGTCAGCTTGATACCCTATTCCGGGATCTCGAACAGGTCAGCTCAGAGGACGCGCCTACATCAAGTTCACTAGATGATATGCCTCGTGAAATGCGCACTCTGGGACTTGGCCTTGCTGTAGTTGCGCGTATTGTTCGCAACATGGACGGGCAGCTTCGCTTGAAATcagaactcggccagggttCTAGATTCGTCGTCCAGCTCCCATTCCTCTTATCAGATGAATGCAGCGGTGCTCAGGTCGAAGGTGTTCCAGCCGGGCCAGGAAACCAATCCTTCAATAGCAACAGCACGGCCAATACCGCCCCTGATTCATTAAGAGCTGTGCCGGAAGGAGAGATCACGCTTGTTGAGAGAGCTAGTACTATGGCTTCTGCCGGTGATGTATCGATCAAGGGCAGCGGGGCAAGTCAACGTAGCATGGACAGTCAAACAAGTCAAGGCAGCCGTGGTAGTCACCAGAGTGATGCCGATCGACTTATTGATGCAATTCAAACGCCATTGTCTCTAAATGAACGGGAAGGTACCGAGTTTCCCATTGAAGGGGGAAGGAGCTCACGAACAAACTCCATGCGCCCTGGGTCTCGCGGAGCTGTTAGTGTTGGTGGTCGATCTGCCAGCCCAACCAATAGGCGGTCTCAGAGTCCCACGTCGACTAAACCTCGTAGTGAGCCTGGCAGCGCCAAAGTCATGGATTCAAAAACTCCAATCCGTGCAGTCAAGATGCCAGATGACTACACCGATATGCCTCAAAAGCCACAACCCAGTGAGCAATCTGGAATTCTTTTTGAGATGAAAACCAATGATCGCCCGGTAGCCAAGGCTGGTACAGAAAGCGTCACTAGCGCAGGGACTCAGGTGACTGAGCAGCAGCATCTTCAAGTTCTTGTGGCTGAAGACGATCCAATCAATATGAAAATACTGAGGAAACGTCTCGAGAGGGTGGGCCATGGTGTACATCATACTGTAAATGGCGAGGATTGTGCTGCAGCTTATCGTGAAAAGTCAAAGGAGTTCGACGTTGTCCTGATGGATATGCAG ATGCCTATCGTCGACGGCCTCACAAGCACGAAGATGATCAGGTCAATGGAGGCTTCTGCAGATCATCAGGGCCACTCAACCTTGGCTGATACCAACCATCGCATCCCTGTCTTCGCTGTTTCGGCCTCGCTCGTCGAGCGTGAAAAGCAGAAATACATTGATGCTGGTTTTGATGGATGGATCCTCAAGCCGATCGACTTCAAGCGTCTCAATACTCTCCTTTCAGGGATTTCTGATGAAGAGGTTCGCAACTCTTGCTTATACGAACCTGGTCAATGGGAACGTGGAGGTTGGTTCCTCCCAAGGTCCAGGGTGGGCAGCTCAGAGGCCAGTGACGAGATCACGCCAAAGGCTGAGCACGACGCGAAAGACAAGGACATTGGCGAAACTGCTGCTATTTCGGAAGACTTGACAGAAGCGGGCGGTACTGGCGAAGCCAAGCTCGGCGAAGCCTGA
- a CDS encoding hypothetical protein (TransMembrane:2 (i186-208o214-235i)), giving the protein MAPLVPRFHLFEIDDQTWFPAFLRARVQDGLTRAWLFSPPFLSRSPASLSAQVLIKELNTSLSEYTFIDFCAGGGGPTPSIAKTVNAHLRSHGSDPARFILTDLHPNVDAWEQVAQKNPLLTYERKSVDAASAPKHLVRREDGTKPFRLFNLAFHHFDDDLASAILRDSVETSEGLAIFELQDRSLASVLMVTLLGIGAFLSAPFFALKWRSPATFIFSCLIPILPFVLTFDGYISALRTRTPEEVEGLLRSCGADTSKWEVKSGSDVFLWPCGYVHWIICKPRKA; this is encoded by the exons ATGGCTCCTCTCGTCCCTCGGTTCCATCTCTTTGAGATTGATGACCAGACCTG GTTTCCTGCTTTTCTCCGCGCACGCGTCCAAGATGGCCTTACCCGTGCTTGGCTCTTTAGTCCGCCTTTTCTGTCTCGAAGTCCCGCAAGCCTCAGCGCCCAAGTCCTGATCAAGGAGCTCAACACGTCTCTATCCGAATACACCTTTATCGATTTCTGTGCCGGCGGCGGCGGGCCTACGCCCTCCATAGCGAAGACAGTGAATGCACACCTGCGCTCCCACGGATCGGACCCTGCTCGCTTCATCCTTACAGATCTTCACCCCAATGTCGACGCTTGGGAGCAGGTCGCCCAGAAGAACCCGCTTCTGACATATGAGCGCAAATCTGTCGATGCCGCATCAGCTCCGAAGCATCTTGTAAGAAGAGAGGACGGGACAAAGCCGTTTAGACTGTTCAATCTCGCCTTCCACCACTTTGACGACGACCTAGCTTCTGCGATCCTACGTGATAGTGTCGAGACAAGTGAGGGACTCGCTATTTTTGAGCTTCAAGATCGTTCTCTTGCTAGTGTATTGATGGTTACGTTGCTGGGTATTGGTGCGTTTCTCAGCGCGCCATTCTTCGCGCTTAAGTGGCGATCGCCTGCGACGTTTATCTTCTCGTGCTTGATTCCAATCCTGCCTTTTGTTCTCACGTTTGATGGCTACATCTCGGCGCTACGAACACGGACACCAGAGGAGGTCGAGGGTCTGTTGCGATCCTGCGGTGCTGACACAAGCAAGTGGGAGGTCAAAAGCGGCAGTGATGTGTTCCTCTGGCCTTGCGGATATGTCCATTGGATCATCTGTAAACCACGTAAAGCTTAG
- the SUP35 gene encoding translation termination factor GTPase eRF3 (BUSCO:14448at5125) — protein MATPNSWEDDPSAQDENLAQQAQQQLNMNPAPAQGGFQPSINSFQPGAAAFTPGAASFQPGQQAYGGYAPQYQQQQQYYQQGYYPQYGGAQQGYSQYNQGYGGYSQGQGQGYGGGYPQYGQQQQQQQQPAAPTIAQRPAADAPAAPSQPAAAAPKPKVISISGDTSAPKPKAKVLSISGSGTATPVKQEETPKAEPNDKPEAGQKATAAKAIEKTGEKAGKAASTKTSGKTSPSPASGRNSPTAGEKKPAAREIDAVEKEQAADVDQETLKEIYGKEHVNIIFMGHVDAGKSTLGGSILYATGMVDERTMDKYKREAKELGRESWYLSWVMDLNKEERTQGKTIEVGRGFFETEKRRYSILDAPGHKMYVPNMIGGASQADVGILVISARKGEYETGFERGGQTREHAMLAKTQGVNKLIVAVNKMDDPTVEWSQERYTECTSKLSQFLKGTGYNLKNDVYFLPIAAQQMKGIKTRIPKEDAPWWEGPSLLEYLDSMKALERKVNAPFMLPVNGKYRDLGTMVEGKIEAGVVKKGMNMIMMPNKQSVEAAAVYGEQEDEVQLAQCGDQVRIRLKGIEEDDILPGFVLCSPKRLVHTVTEFEAQIRILELKSILTAGFNCVLHVHSAIEEVTFASLLHKLQKGTNRKSKNPPTHAKKGDSIIARMQVIGGAGAVCVEKFEDYPQMGRFTLRDQGQTIAIGKITKLISDEA, from the exons ATGGCGACCCCTAACTCTTGGGAGGATGATCCTTCTGCTCAGGATGAGAACCTCGCCCAGCAggctcagcagcagcttAACATGAACCCCGCCCCCGCGCAAGGCGGCTTCCAACCAAGCATCAACTCTTTCCAACCTGGTGCCGCCGCTTTCACGCCAGGCGCCGCTTCTTTCCAGCCCGGTCAGCAAGCATACGGAGGATACGCACCTCaataccagcagcagcaacaataCTACCAGCAAGGCTACTACCCTCAATACGGCGGTGCTCAGCAGGGCTACAGCCAGTACAACCAGGGCTATGGTGGCTAcagccaaggccaaggtcaaggctaTG GCGGTGGCTACCCTCAGTATggccagcagcaacaacaacagcagcaacccGCTGCCCCTACGATTGCCCAGCGACCTGCCGCCGATGCTCCTGCTGCTCCCAGCCAAcccgctgctgctgctcctaAGCCCAAGGTGATTAGCATCAGTGGCGACACTTCCGCCCCTAAGCCCAAAGCCAAGGTTCTTTCCATCTCTGGATCCGGTACCGCCACTCCCGTCAAGCAGGAGGAAACCCCCAAGGCTGAGCCAAATGACAAGCCCGAGGCTGGTCAAAAGGCCACAGCCGCCAAGGCCATCGAGAAGACAGGCGAGAAGGCCGGCAAGGCTGCCAGCACTAAGACTTCTGGCAAGACTTCACCGAGCCCTGCTTCTGGACGCAACAGCCCTACTGCTGGTGAGAAGAAGCCGGCTGCCCGAGAGATTGATGCTGTCGAGAAGGAGCAGGCTGCCGATGTCGATCAAGAAACACTCAAGGAAATTTACGGCAAGGAGCACGtcaacatcatcttcatgGGACACGTTGATGCCGGAAAGTCAACTCTGGGTGGTTCGATTTTGTATGCCACCGGTATGGTTGATGAGCGAACCATGGACAAGTACAAGAGAGAGGCCAAGGAATTGGGTCGTGAGTCTTGGTATCTTTCATGGGTTATGGATTTGAACAAGGAGGAGCGAACACAAGGAAAGACTATCGAGGTTGGACGTGGATTCTTCGAGACCGAGAAGCGTCGTTACAGTATCCTTGATGCTCCCGGTCACAAGATGTACGTCCCCAACATGATTGGAGGCGCATCGCAGGCCGATGTCGGTATTCTAGTTATTTCCGCCCGAAAGGGTGAGTATGAGACTGGTTTCGAGCGTGGTGGACAGACCCGTGAGCATGCTATGCTTGCAAAGACTCAGGGTGTCAACAAGCTCATCGTTGCCGTTAACAAGATGGACGACCCCACTGTAGAGTGGTCTCAAGAGCGATATACCGAGTGCACATCCAAACTCTCTCAGTTTCTTAAGGGCACCGGTTACAACCTCAAGAACGACGTTTACTTCTTGCCTATTGCGGCTCAGCAGATGAAGGGTATCAAGACCCGTATCCCCAAGGAAGACGCTCCCTGGTGGGAGGGTCCCTCATTGCTCGAGTACCTCGACAGCATGAAGGCGCTTGAGCGTAAGGTCAATGCTCCTTTCATGTTACCCGTCAATGGCAAGTACCGTGATCTTGGTACAATGGTAGAGGGAAAGATTGAGGCTGGTGTTGTCAAGAAGGGCATGAACATGATCATGATGCCCAACAAGCAAAGTGTTGAGGCTGCCGCTGTCTACGGTGAGCAGGAAGATGAAGTTCAGCTGGCTCAATGCGGTGATCAAGTGCGAATTAGACTCAAGGGTATCGAGGAGGACGACATCCTGCCCGGGTTCGTGCTGTGCTCACCAAAGCGACTCGTGCACACTGTCACTGAGTTCGAGGCGCAAATCCGTATTTTGGAGCTCAAGAGTATCTTGACCGCTGGCTTCAACTGCGTTCTTCACGTCCACTCCGCCATTGAGGAAGTGACATTCGCTAGCCTTCTACACAAACTCCAAAAGGGAACCAACCGCAAGAGCAAGAACCCACCTACACACGCCAAGAAGGGCGACAGCATTATCGCCCGCATGCAGGTGATTGGCGGAGCAGGCGCTGTGTGCGTGGAGAAGTTTGAGGACTACCCCCAGATGGGTCGATTCACACTGAGAGACCAG GGACAAACCATCGCTATTGGCAAGATCACGAAGCTCATCTCTGACGAAGCTTAA
- the CKB1 gene encoding casein kinase 2 regulatory subunit (BUSCO:36466at5125): MSTSSGVPESWISSFCSLLGHEYFAEVSEEFIEDDFNLTGLQTQVAMYKEALEMILDVEPEDDEEEEEEEEEEDENESDPERLTRASSERRHHRMASDLSVIESSAEMLYGLIHQRFICSRAGIQQMSEKYELGHFGCCPRTNCDQARTLPVGLSDIPGEDTVKLFCPSCLDVYVPPNSRFQTVDGAFFGRTFGSLFLLTFPEYDLTKRGIEVLSSSGPRVNEGDGLINGMYAKNIGPGLGRERIYEPRIYGFRVSERAKSGPRMQWLRERPTDINELDEARLYAEQNPDSEDDEDNGGQVGANGRVMVRRRPPGNARLRQRQNQNGSPMAMSTNGAESEL; the protein is encoded by the exons ATGTCAACCTCATCGGGCGTTCCCGAGTCCTGGATCTCGAGCTTCTGTTCCCTGCTTGGCCATGAATACTTCGCTGAGGTCTCGGAGGAGTTTATCGAAGATGACTTCAACCTGACTGGTTTGCAAACCCAAGTTGCGATGTACAAGGAAGCGTTGGAG ATGATCTTGGACGTGGAgccagaagatgatgaggaggaggaggaagaggaggaagaagaagatgaaaacGAATCCGACCCAGAACGCCTGACCAGGGCATCCAGCGAACGAAGGCACCACCGCATGGCCAGCGACTTGTCCGTCATCGAATCATCAGCTGAAATGCTCTACGGTCTTATTCACCAGCGCTTTATCTGCTCCAGGGCAGGAATCCAGCAAATGAGCGAGAAATACGAGCTTGGCCACTTTGGTTGCTGTCCCCGGACGAACTGTGACCAGGCCCGTACTTTACCTGTCGGTCTTTCTGATATCCCCGGCGAGGACACAGTCAAACTTTTCTGTCCATCGTGTTTAGATGTCTACGTCCCGCCCAATAGCCGCTTCCAGACCGTCGACGGTGCCTTCTTCGGCCGCACCTTTGGCTCTCTTTTCCTACTCACTTTCCCCGAATATGATTTGACTAAGCGTGGAATTGAGGTGCTCTCTAGCAGCGGCCCTCGTGTCAACGAAGGTGACGGCCTTATTAACGGAATGTATGCCAAGAACATTGGTCCAGGTCTGGGCCGTGAACGCATATATGAGCCTCGAATCTACGGATTCCGTGTTTCTGAGAGAGCCAAATCCGGCCCCAGAATGCAGTGGCTTCGCGAGCGGCCGACAGACATCAACGAGCTTGACGAAGCTCGCCTTTACGCAGAGCAGAACCCAGACtcagaagatgatgaggacaaCGGTGGTCAAGTTGGCGCGAATGGTAGAGTCATGGTTCGTCGACGCCCACCTGGAAACGCCCGCCTTCGCCAACGACAAAACCAAAATGGTAGCCCCATGGCCATGTCAACGAACGGAGCTGAATCAGAGCTGTAG